The genomic DNA AAGGTGATACCAACCCCGGCAAAAATACCATAATAAAGCCCCTCCAGAGCTGATCCGACAATCATCTGCGGCAAGCTCGAAACTGCCGCCAAAACCATGAAGGCAACGATTCCAAGAAGTGCTGCGCCAAGCAGCGCATTGCGTGCCCCGACACGCCCAATCAACCAGGGCGCACTCAAAATTGCGCCGATTTCAACAAATGTCTTGACCGAAAACGACAGACCGGGCGCAAAGGTTGGAAGCCCCACTTCCTGTATGTAAAACAGCGGCAACGCGCTGCTGCATAAAATATGCGCGAATGAAAAGAAGAAGCATGCCAGGCCAGCATGCCACAGTGGCCGGTTAATACTCTCCTGCCCGTTCGATGCCTTGTTCTGCAACGCCGGCCGTGCAGCTGCGGTGAAATCTTTTGGCATCACAAAATACCACAACAGCGCCCAGAAACCTGCAGCGATGAGCGCCATTTTGAAGACCGCGAGATGGCCGAATTGCCCTGCAATGAAAAACGCCAGCGCCGGAGACAGCATCCAGCCCAAGGACGTCATGGAGCGCAAATATGAATTGTAGCGTTGAATGTTCAGCCTTTCACGCTCGGCATAGAGCCGGCCATAGCTGTACATCGCCGAAAGAGCGGCAGACGACACTCCGAAACACAGGCTCGCGACACTCACCACGATCCAGTAGGATTGCACAATCAGTATCGCGGAATTTGCTATCACAAAGGCGGCGATACATAGCAGCACGAGCGGCGCAATCGTCCGGCCCTCGTCAATCCATTCGCCAAATCGGCGGTTGATCGTCACCGCCACCAACAGTGTCAGTGAAGAATAGACGCTGATCATCCACGGCTCTTTACCAAGCCCCTCGACAATATAGACCCCCATGAACGGGACAATCGCCGAGTTCGACAGCACGCCAACCAGCAGCAGGACAAGATTCCACACTGATCTGTGATTCTGAATCAGGCCCATAAACTCCCAAACCGCCGCTGGACCGTTCAGCTTTCGTCTCGCCATTTTCGCGCAACGTGATCCTGGCCTCCGAACTCATGGCACCAACCATCCCGACAGCACTTGCCGATCAATCTAAAGGACGTTGAGTGAATGTCGAGACATTTGACCCGGCACCGGCGACAGACAGACGGACCGGGAAGAATTGCCAGCGGTTCCGCCAGAGCGGATAACCCCATAGCAGCCAGCGTTCTATACCGGCCAATCCGGATGGTCTCAATTTTACCGGCCTCCAGCCGGCAAACGCAGTAAAGCGGTCTCGTTTAAGAGCCTTTCATTGCCAGGGACCGGATCAGCCTGTCCATTTTCCGGTAAACAGGGCGGTTGTCAAAGAAGGTTGTGTGTGCCCATCCGAACCCGGTGGCCATCACACCTTTGCGGTTCATTGTGTCTGTTGTATATGGCTGTTTGGTCAGCATACCGCGCATCGCAATCAGCAGCAGAAGCTGGTTGTCGCTGGTTGAAACTTCGCCTTTGTCAAAAGCAAGGCGCCACTGCTCGGCGTTCTGCTTTCCGTCCTCAACATGTTTTGGATTCACCTGATCCCAATCGATCTGTATCCAGGACGTGGCAGCGCGATTATAGGCCCGTTTCCACTTCTGGGATTCATTGGTTTCACTCACCAGCGCCATCAGACTGTCGGCATATTTCAACCCGTTCTGGGTGCGCAGATCAAAGAACACCGCAAACTCGTTGAATTGTGGGCTGGAATTGGTGCCACGTTGCATCTCAGCCCATTTCACGGCCTTGTCAAATGCCTCTTGTGCCAGTCCTTCCAGGCCGCGCATTTGCGCATCGCGGATTGTGTCATGGAGAAGAAATGCTTTGATTTCGGTGACAAGGGCCGGATCAGCAAAACGAACACCTCCCCTTTTGTCATCTCTGCACTCTCCGGCCGAGAAAGCCGGTTTCTGCCAGCCTCTTGCCAGCGACACGGCCTGTGAAACATCACCCTGTTTGCCAAGCTGAATCATCTTCACCCACGCCGATCCGTAGGTCGGCATCACCGCGGCACTGATTGCCTTGATCTGCGCATCGTCAACATCGCTCAGGAGTTCGAAAAAAGACCCGGTCCCCAATGGCCAGTTGAGATATCCCAGCGAAAGACCCTGGCAATCAAAATCGCGCGTAACCGCAGCAAATTTCTCATCCTTGTCTTTGCCACCACTTTCAAACGACCCGGAAATTTCGGAAATCGCTTCAATCCATTTCATCGGCAGTTGCGGTTGCGCAAAAGCTGCCGTTGGACCAAACACAAGAGAGGCAAGTAGTATCAGAAACTGAATTCTCATAAATCGTCCTACACCAAAAGACAGAGTAAGGTTCTCGTCAGTCGGGCGATCTTCAACAACAGGACCTGTTCACAAAGCGCAGCCTTGCAGCAAATCAGGCGGAAAATTCCACCTGATACCTGCGCATCTTTGCGCTCACCAGCGCTTTAAGATGCTAAATATCCTTCAGGATAATATTAGGTTTTCATCAGTCCCATTGAGTAACAATGGTCTGACTTAAATCTGCGTCGAAGCAACGAAACCCATCGTATTTTGATCTTCCGACATTGGCGCAGGGTTTGAACGGCAACCGCGGCAGCATTATGGCGCGACTAAAGCCATAGCAAGGTGTTTTTCCTGTCCTGCCATTAGGCTCACAATTCGCCTGACGGTTTAATCATCAATTTTTTTGGTATCGTCGATAATGTTCATGCTTGCAACGCCGCTTTCGCCCAGTGACACAGCGGCAAACGGGCCGCCATGATACAGGTTTTTCGGATCAGACAGATCCTGCACCGGCTCAGTTGCAAGGATCTGTGCTGCAAATTGCTCCGCATTGTCCTTTGGCCGGTAGCCAAGATATGCGGCATTGCTGTTGTCAACCGGCCTGCGATCATTGTCAGACACTCCGTAAACCACGCTGAAGCCGGTGGTAGGTGTATCAATTGATCGCTCCACAAGTTGGATGAGATCCTCATATGACAGCCACGATCCAAGGGCGCGGGCATTTGTCACCTGCGCGCAGGAAAGAATGCGCAGACAGACCGATTCCACCTGCCGCTTGTCCCAGTACAGGCTGGCCAGATCTTCAGAAAAGCACTTGGCAAGCCCGTAAAACGTGTCCGGCTTATGCGCCACATCGGTTCCGATGCAGACATTTCGCGGATGCATGCCCACAGCATGGATGGAACTGGCATAAATCACCCGCCGCACTTTATTGCGGTATGCCGCTTCCCAGACATTATAGGCGCCAATGATATTGGGCCCCAGAATCTGGTCAAATGTCCCTTCATCGCCATAGGCGCCGAAATGGACAACCATTTCCGCCCCTTCCAGCACGGAAATCATATCGTCCAGGCTGGCAAGATCGGCCCGCACATACTGCTCACCATCATAAAGCTTGCCGATTTCATCGACTATGTCTGTGGACACCAATTGATCCGCCAGCCTGCTCAATGGTTCACGCAGATACGAGCCGAGGCGTCCGGCAGCGCCGGTCAGAACCAGTTTGTTCATAAATTTCTCTCACTGTTTCAGGTCTGTGTCGGAACGGTTCCAAAAAGGCCCGCAACTGGGCTCAATTCTAGATCACGGCCTTTTCAACAAAGGGTTGGTTTTTCTCAATCCGCTCATAATTAAACGGCGACAGGTCAAGTGTCCGGAACTCGCCATAGGTAATCAGCTCGGCTGTGCCTCGCCCCATGGCGGGTGACTGCTGGAAGCCATGACCCGAAAACCCGTTAACGAAAATGAAATTTTCAACCTGTGTGTGCGGTCCCAAAATGGCATTCTGGTCGAATGAATTATAGGCATAATGCCCTGCCCAGGAATTGATCAGCTTGATCGCCTCAAACTGGGGAATGCGGTTGGCGATGACCGGCCAGACCTTGTCTTCCCATATCGAATGATCCTGTACGAAATCTTCATAGTCGACAGCCATATCCTCATCCGGCGCACAGCCAGCCAGATAATAAGTGCCGTCAGTGCGCATGTGAATTCCTGTCGGATCAATCGTCAACGGCAGATCCCTGTCCAGCGGTTTTGCAGCGTCAAAAATGAAGGTATATCGCTTGCGCGGCTCAACGGGTATTTCGATGCCTGCCATGCGCGAAGTCAGCACCGCCCGAGGCCCGGAAGCGTTGACCACCGTACCGCAGGAAATCTCCTCACCGGATTTCAGGGTAACGCTTTCGACCCGGCTGCCGGCGGAATTCCGCGTCATCGCAACCACTTCATTGCTGACATAGTCAGCACCCCGTTCCCGCGCCATCCGCTTCCACCAGTCAAACAGCGAATTGCCGTCAAAATAGCCTTCATCGACAAGATTATGATTGGCACCGACAATATCATCGAGCCTGTAAAACGGATAATCGCGTGCGATGTCTGCCCGGCTCATATATTTTGTTCCAGCACCACAGGCGGCCTGAATTTTCTGCAACTCTTTCAATTGGTCGGCAAAGGCCTGATTGTCAGCCAGATACATATAGCCGTAACTTTGCAGCACAAGCTCGGGTACTCTCGGATCATCGCCCATATAGCTCTGAAAGTTCTTCACAAAATCAGCAGCAAACTGGGAAATGCGTACGTTGATCTTCGCTGAAAATTGCTGGCGCATACAACTATTTGTGTGGGCAGTGGAGGAGAATTCATAAGTTGGGTCTCGTTCAACCACCAGAATCGACCCGTCAAAGTCCGGATTGTCGCTCAGGAACCAGGCAACTGACGACCCTAACATTGCCCCCCCGACAATCACCACATCATACCGGCCTTGCCTTGGTTTTTCCAAAATCCGCCCCATATAAATCCTCTCACGCCACTTCACCGGGATTTGCTTTGCCAGCCTCGTCCTGATGTCTCTGTGTTGCATAGATCGGCGCTGTTTTGAAGTTGATCCATCGCCCGCATCCGGTGCTTCGATTGTGCTCCGTGTGACAAAACCACAGGCACTTTTGCACTGCTCGTACCAACCTGATTACTGGAACATCAAATATGACCGATTCATCGAACTATATCCCTCCCAAAGTCTGGAAATGGCAATCGGAAAATGGAGGTGAATTCTCCAAGACAAATCGCCCCATAGCAGGCCCAACGCACGAAAAACGGCTGCCAGTCGGGAAACATCCCTTACAGCTTTATTCAATGGCAACGCCAAATGGCGTCAAGGTAACCATCATGCTGGAGGAACTACTGGCTCTTGGACGTCAGGGCGCGGAATATGACGCACATCTCATCCGCATCGGTGACGGCGACCAGTTTGGTAGCGGCTTTGTTGATATTAATCCAAATTCGAAAATTCCGGCCCTCATGGACCATGGCACACCAACGCCAACTCGCGTGTTTGAGTCCGGTGCAATTCTCCTCTATCTGGCAGAAAAATTCGGGGCGTTTCTGCCCACCGAACATGCCGCCAGAACAGAATGCCTGTCATGGCTGTTCTGGCAGATGGGCAGCGCGCCCTATCTTGGCGGTGGCTTTGGCCACTTTTACGTCTATGCCCCAACCAAAATCGAATACTGCATCGACCGTTTTGCCATGGAGGTAAAGCGCCAGCTGGATGTGCTGGACCGCCATCTTGCCGACAAACAATATATGTGTGGCGATGACTACACCATTGCCGATATTGCAATCTGGCCGTGGTACGGTGCCCTGATGCGCAACAAACTCTATGATGCGGCCGAATTCCTCGACACGGCATCTTACAAAAATGTCAGCAAATGGACTGAATTGGTAGGCGCGAGAGCAGCGGTTAAACGGGGCAGAATGGTAAACCGGTTTCAGGGGCCAGAAGATGAACAGCTGCATGAGCGTCACGATGCCAGCGACTTTGAAACCCGAACACAGGACAAGCTTGAGGCCGCGGAATAAACCTCACCACAGGACGTCAGATAATTTCGTCTTCGTCGAGCAACGCATCTTCTTCCATATCTGCGGTCAGGGCATCAATTCTGGCCGCAGCGTCCACTTTCCGATCAATATGAGCGATGTGAAACAACCCGTCTCCTTCATTCACGATCGGCAGATGGGTCCGTCCGATCAGCAGTCCGCTCTGCTCTGCCAGAACCTCTGTTTCAATCTCGCCGAACGGATCTGAGATAACACCAAGCAGATCGCCTGTGGCCACCTCTTCTCCAATATCCTTGTGGGTGCGCAGCAAACCACCTGCAGGTGCGCGCAGCCAGGTGCTTGATCTGGCATGAATGGTGCGCGATTTTGGATTGCTCACCCCTTTGGGTGGAATCATCTGCAAGTGTCGCATGACACGCAGCACACCAGAAACCCCGGCGCGGACAGCAAATTCATCGAAGCGCAAACCCTCGCCTGCTTCGTAAAGCAGAATGTCAATTCCGTTTTCCTGGGCGGCTTCCCGCAATGATCCGGGCCGGATTTTCGAGATCAGCGTCACCGGTGCCGCAAATGCTTCCGCCAGTTCCAGCGTCTCCGGCTTGGAGGGCGTCAATCTGATTTGTGGCAGATTGGTGCGGTGAATTGCAGCCGAGTGCAGGTCGATACCTACATCGGCGCGCTTCACTACTTCACTCATGAAAATATGAGCCAGGCGCGACGCCAGCGAGCCGGTTGCACTGCCAGGAAACGACCGGTTCAGATCGCGTCTGTCAGGAAGGTAGCGCGAATGGTTCATGAACCCGAAAGAGTTGACAATCGGGACTGCCAGCAGCGTTCCCTTCATGTTTTTCAGGCTGGAGCTGCGCAACAACCGTCGCACGATTTCCACACCGATAACTTCATCGCCATGGATCGCGGCACTGACAAACAGGGTCGATCCATTCTTGCGGCCGTGCACCACATGCACCGAAAGTGCCGCCGGCGTGTGATCAGACAGCACACTGACCGGTAGATCGACAGTCTTGCGTGCCCCCGGCTCAATCCTGAATGTGCCGATGTGAAACGCTGGTCTTGCGCCAACTTTCTCCACAGTTTGAACGGACATTATCCTTTGCCTTTGGTATTGGTTTTGTTTGGCTTTGCGCGTTTTTCCAGAAACTCGATAATCTGGCTGGCAATGTCTATCCCCGTGGCCTTTTCCACGCCCTCCAGACCTGGCGAGGAATTGACTTCCATCACCACCGGCCCGCGCGCGGAACGCAACATGTCGACACCGCAGACATTCAAACCCATCGCCTTGGCGGCACGGGTCGCCGTTTGGCGTTCCTGCGCAGAAATCTTGACCGAAACAGCGCTGCCGCCACGGTGCAGATTGGACCGGAACTCGCCTTCTGCTCCCTTGCGTTGCATCGCCGCAATCACTTTGCCGCCAACCACCAGCGCGCGAATATCACTGCCATTCGCCTCTTTGATGAACTCCTGTACCAGAATATTCACTTTCGCGCCCCGGAAGGCTTCAACGACCGATTTGGCTGACCGGTCCGTATCCGCCAGAACCACGCCCACGCCCTGAGTGCCTTCCAGCAATTTTATCACCAGCGGGGCGCCTCCGGCGAGCTTGATCACTTCCTCGGTCTGACTTGGATCATGAGCAAATGTCGTCACTGGCAGACCCAGCCCGTCGCGCGCCAGCAACTGCATGGAGCGCAACTTGTCACGTGAGCGGCCAATGGCAACAGATTCATTCAGCGGATAGACCCCCATCATCTCGAATTGCCGCAGCACAGCCATCCCGTAGAATGTGACAGACGCACCAATACGCGGAATAACGGCATCATATCCGGTCAGTTTCTCGCCATTATAATAGATTTCAGGACGCCGCGAGGCGATGTTCATGTAACACCGCAAGGTGTTGACGATGTTCAGTGTATGTCCACGCGCCTCGGCAGCTTCTTTCAGCCGTTTGTGGGAATACAAGCCCGGATTTCTGGCCATCATACAGATTTTCATGCAATTTCTCCTTGATAAGATTCAGGCGCGTACGCTGTTTGCGCTCGTCTCGGCTTTTCGCGGCCAAAGATCCGCCATCAGTTTTTAGGCATGCCGACAAGAAAGGATTTGCCCGGCGCGACCAGCATGTTGTGTCGTCTGATTGCGGTCCGTCCCAGAATCAGGTCGAATTTCATCTGCTCACGATCAGCCAACGACACTTCAATGCGCCAGTGTCTGCGACCCAGAGCCAGTTTCGTGGCGATCACGTAACGCATTTCAGGAACGCCGCTCGTGTTCCGGATTTCACGCTCGTCCAGAACTTTCGCACTCTGGCGCTGGTCTTTGCGATGGCCGCGATGCGGCACATGAAACGAAATCCAGCGCTCGCCTTCCTTGTTGAAAGTCTGCAGATCAATCGCATGCAAAGCGGATGTCCGTGCGCCGGTGTCTATCTTGGCCTGCAGCAGCGCAATACCCAGATCCGGCAGCCCGACATGTTCGCGCCAGCCGATCACCTTGTCAGACTTCAGAGCCTGGGTAGCTTGATCCAGTTTCACCTCAGGCAGTCCTCATTGGCGCGGCGGTAATTTACGAACGTGTTGGAACTCATCACGACAAAAAACCCGTCCATATCAATCATCACATACCCACGCTCGGTCATCGCGCGGGTCAATTCGCGAACATCATCGTCATAAAGCCGTCGACGGCCAGCAAGTTGACGCACCAGCTTTGCTGCGATGCGAAATCTGCCCTTCGGTTTCCCGCCAAACGGCTGCGTATACAGATCAGCCAGTTTATCGGCCACCTGCACCATAACATTTTTCGGTACGGTCATTGGTAAATCGTATAATTATTATTGTCCATAGCAATTATTTTTTACCTATTGTAATTTCTTGTCAAGCCTTTAATAATTTCTGACAGCATTTCGCCGGAAGGAACCACCATGTCCAAAGCCCAGCTAGAAATTGTCCAGCCTGCTGACGAGCCGGATCACGGCCTCACACAGGAATTGCTCGAAGCTGGCGATTCCGAAGGGCTGGCCGCACACCTGGAGGCCATGTCACTGAGCGATGCACTGCGCGAGATCCTCAATCTCAATGCACCCGATCGCGAAAGCGTTCTGGCTCTGCTCCCCGTTGAGCTTGCGGCAAGCCTGATTGAGGAAGCCCCCACCGAAATCGCGGTTGAATTGCTGGAAAATCACGAGGCGGAACGGGCCAGCCTCATTCTGCGTGAACTTTCCTCCGATGTTCAGGCTGATATCATCGGTGAATTTGACCAGGAACATGCCGACGCAATTCTTGGCGAAATGAGCGCGCGCGAAGCCGCGGACCTGCGGCGTCTGGCCGCTTATGATGACGACACGGCCGGTGGCCTGATGATTTCCGAAGTGTTCACCTTCTCGAAGAAAAATACTGTCGGACAGGTGCTCAAACAATTTGTCGATGAGGATTCCGATTTTGAGCGTTATCGCGGTCAGCATCCTTATGTGCTGGATTCCCGAAAACGGCCTGTTGGCGTCGTGTCCCTGCGCAGTCTTCTGACAGCAAAGAAATCAGAGCCTCTGACCGAGATCATGGTCAAGCCGATGTATGTCACGGTTGAAACCCCGCTCGACGATCTGCGCGATATTTTCGACAAGCATGCCTTCCTCGGCATCCCCGTCGTTGCGCAGAACGGCCGCTTGGCCGGTGTGGTCTCACGTTCGGCAGTCGACATGGCGGCACTTGAGCGCGCGGAAACTGAAAGCCTGAAATTGCAGGGTGTTGTCGGAGAGGAAATCCGTTCCATGCCTCTTGGCATCCGCTCGCGGCGACGGTTGGCATGGCTGTCCACCAATATCGTCCTCAACATCATCGCAGCCAGTGTCATTTCCGCATATGAAGAGACGCTGACCGCTGTCATTGCCATCGCAGTGTTCCTGCCGATGGTCTCGGACATGAGCGGCTGTTCCGGCAATCAAGCGGTCGCGGTCACCATGCGCGAATTATCGCTCGGTCTGGTAAAACCCGTCGATGCAATGCGGGTCTGGCTCAAGGAAGCCTCCGTAGGTCTGATCAATGGAACCGTTCTGGGCATTCTTATTGGCATCGTCGCCTGGGCGTGGAAAGGAAATATATATCTCGGTCTGGTGATCGGTCTGGCGTTGTGCCTGAATACCATCATCGCCGTGTCCATCGGCGGCGTTGTGCCGCTGCTGTTACGTCGCTTCGGCCAGGACCCGGCTGTTGCCAGTGGCCCTCTGCTCACCACCATCACCGATATGGCGGGTTTTTTTCTCGTCCTCAGCCTTGCCAGCGCTTTTCTCCCGTTTCTGAAATAGGAGCGTAGTCGGGCAATCCCCAAAAAGCCGAACACCATCATCATTTCCGCAGATGTGTCAGGCCACGTTCCTCAACCCTGATGCGGACATACAGCATTGCTGCATTCAGCACCGAGAACAGGACGGCCACCTGGAACAGGTCCAGCACCATCGGTGCGACAAGGATTTCAGCAACGACAAGGCAGTAATTCGGGTGCTTCAGATAGGCAAATGGACCAGATTTCACCAGGGGCTGATCGAGTATGATAATGCGCGTTGTCCAGCGTTCCCCCAAACTGACGAGGATCCAGATTCGGAACATTTGCAGACCGGCAAACACCAGCAGCCAGCCAGTTGAAACCGGCTGGTTGTAGCCAAACCCGATCAGCGCCAGAAGCCATGCAGCATGCAGCACAACCA from Pararhizobium sp. IMCC3301 includes the following:
- a CDS encoding MFS transporter, whose protein sequence is MARRKLNGPAAVWEFMGLIQNHRSVWNLVLLLVGVLSNSAIVPFMGVYIVEGLGKEPWMISVYSSLTLLVAVTINRRFGEWIDEGRTIAPLVLLCIAAFVIANSAILIVQSYWIVVSVASLCFGVSSAALSAMYSYGRLYAERERLNIQRYNSYLRSMTSLGWMLSPALAFFIAGQFGHLAVFKMALIAAGFWALLWYFVMPKDFTAAARPALQNKASNGQESINRPLWHAGLACFFFSFAHILCSSALPLFYIQEVGLPTFAPGLSFSVKTFVEIGAILSAPWLIGRVGARNALLGAALLGIVAFMVLAAVSSLPQMIVGSALEGLYYGIFAGVGITFVQSFAAGRMARATSLYMNGLFLGGLIAGSSMGLIAQIFDFRTAIQLASLGAIAAFVVLVATRRSDAASVPV
- a CDS encoding NAD(P)-dependent oxidoreductase, producing MNKLVLTGAAGRLGSYLREPLSRLADQLVSTDIVDEIGKLYDGEQYVRADLASLDDMISVLEGAEMVVHFGAYGDEGTFDQILGPNIIGAYNVWEAAYRNKVRRVIYASSIHAVGMHPRNVCIGTDVAHKPDTFYGLAKCFSEDLASLYWDKRQVESVCLRILSCAQVTNARALGSWLSYEDLIQLVERSIDTPTTGFSVVYGVSDNDRRPVDNSNAAYLGYRPKDNAEQFAAQILATEPVQDLSDPKNLYHGGPFAAVSLGESGVASMNIIDDTKKIDD
- a CDS encoding FAD-binding oxidoreductase — protein: MGRILEKPRQGRYDVVIVGGAMLGSSVAWFLSDNPDFDGSILVVERDPTYEFSSTAHTNSCMRQQFSAKINVRISQFAADFVKNFQSYMGDDPRVPELVLQSYGYMYLADNQAFADQLKELQKIQAACGAGTKYMSRADIARDYPFYRLDDIVGANHNLVDEGYFDGNSLFDWWKRMARERGADYVSNEVVAMTRNSAGSRVESVTLKSGEEISCGTVVNASGPRAVLTSRMAGIEIPVEPRKRYTFIFDAAKPLDRDLPLTIDPTGIHMRTDGTYYLAGCAPDEDMAVDYEDFVQDHSIWEDKVWPVIANRIPQFEAIKLINSWAGHYAYNSFDQNAILGPHTQVENFIFVNGFSGHGFQQSPAMGRGTAELITYGEFRTLDLSPFNYERIEKNQPFVEKAVI
- the yghU gene encoding glutathione-dependent disulfide-bond oxidoreductase; this encodes MTDSSNYIPPKVWKWQSENGGEFSKTNRPIAGPTHEKRLPVGKHPLQLYSMATPNGVKVTIMLEELLALGRQGAEYDAHLIRIGDGDQFGSGFVDINPNSKIPALMDHGTPTPTRVFESGAILLYLAEKFGAFLPTEHAARTECLSWLFWQMGSAPYLGGGFGHFYVYAPTKIEYCIDRFAMEVKRQLDVLDRHLADKQYMCGDDYTIADIAIWPWYGALMRNKLYDAAEFLDTASYKNVSKWTELVGARAAVKRGRMVNRFQGPEDEQLHERHDASDFETRTQDKLEAAE
- a CDS encoding succinylglutamate desuccinylase/aspartoacylase family protein, which codes for MSVQTVEKVGARPAFHIGTFRIEPGARKTVDLPVSVLSDHTPAALSVHVVHGRKNGSTLFVSAAIHGDEVIGVEIVRRLLRSSSLKNMKGTLLAVPIVNSFGFMNHSRYLPDRRDLNRSFPGSATGSLASRLAHIFMSEVVKRADVGIDLHSAAIHRTNLPQIRLTPSKPETLELAEAFAAPVTLISKIRPGSLREAAQENGIDILLYEAGEGLRFDEFAVRAGVSGVLRVMRHLQMIPPKGVSNPKSRTIHARSSTWLRAPAGGLLRTHKDIGEEVATGDLLGVISDPFGEIETEVLAEQSGLLIGRTHLPIVNEGDGLFHIAHIDRKVDAAARIDALTADMEEDALLDEDEII
- the rimK gene encoding 30S ribosomal protein S6--L-glutamate ligase; its protein translation is MKICMMARNPGLYSHKRLKEAAEARGHTLNIVNTLRCYMNIASRRPEIYYNGEKLTGYDAVIPRIGASVTFYGMAVLRQFEMMGVYPLNESVAIGRSRDKLRSMQLLARDGLGLPVTTFAHDPSQTEEVIKLAGGAPLVIKLLEGTQGVGVVLADTDRSAKSVVEAFRGAKVNILVQEFIKEANGSDIRALVVGGKVIAAMQRKGAEGEFRSNLHRGGSAVSVKISAQERQTATRAAKAMGLNVCGVDMLRSARGPVVMEVNSSPGLEGVEKATGIDIASQIIEFLEKRAKPNKTNTKGKG
- a CDS encoding RimK/LysX family protein, coding for MKLDQATQALKSDKVIGWREHVGLPDLGIALLQAKIDTGARTSALHAIDLQTFNKEGERWISFHVPHRGHRKDQRQSAKVLDEREIRNTSGVPEMRYVIATKLALGRRHWRIEVSLADREQMKFDLILGRTAIRRHNMLVAPGKSFLVGMPKN
- the mgtE gene encoding magnesium transporter, with protein sequence MSKAQLEIVQPADEPDHGLTQELLEAGDSEGLAAHLEAMSLSDALREILNLNAPDRESVLALLPVELAASLIEEAPTEIAVELLENHEAERASLILRELSSDVQADIIGEFDQEHADAILGEMSAREAADLRRLAAYDDDTAGGLMISEVFTFSKKNTVGQVLKQFVDEDSDFERYRGQHPYVLDSRKRPVGVVSLRSLLTAKKSEPLTEIMVKPMYVTVETPLDDLRDIFDKHAFLGIPVVAQNGRLAGVVSRSAVDMAALERAETESLKLQGVVGEEIRSMPLGIRSRRRLAWLSTNIVLNIIAASVISAYEETLTAVIAIAVFLPMVSDMSGCSGNQAVAVTMRELSLGLVKPVDAMRVWLKEASVGLINGTVLGILIGIVAWAWKGNIYLGLVIGLALCLNTIIAVSIGGVVPLLLRRFGQDPAVASGPLLTTITDMAGFFLVLSLASAFLPFLK
- a CDS encoding isoprenylcysteine carboxyl methyltransferase family protein: MPDFSLPAALFLSFIAVQRLSELLIARRNTTKLLRQGAREIGAGHYSVMVVLHAAWLLALIGFGYNQPVSTGWLLVFAGLQMFRIWILVSLGERWTTRIIILDQPLVKSGPFAYLKHPNYCLVVAEILVAPMVLDLFQVAVLFSVLNAAMLYVRIRVEERGLTHLRK